The following proteins come from a genomic window of Limosilactobacillus reuteri:
- a CDS encoding IS30 family transposase encodes MTSKHLTTRELTLIADFWYQGTKAYRAAKLLQRSQETIYRVYRFLNDGKTIDQYLQTYQRHKRRCGRKQTQLPTIEVNYIHAQIKAGWTPDTIIGRHEHPISCSMRTLYRMFARNQYGFSVKQLPMKGKRHPNGYVERRGKAGQLGRSIYQRYRDFPHYQHEFGHFEADTVQGKAHRGAVMTLVERQSKVMIVLNIHHKTDEAVNCQLDQWLAKLPRHFVKSITFDNGKEFAGWREIANKYDLHTYFAEVGAPNQRGLNENNNGLLRRDGLSKKLDFRDLPDELVTQLMHRRNNIPRKSLNYRTPLEVFLSHVTEEQLSPFF; translated from the coding sequence ATGACCTCTAAACATCTTACCACACGTGAATTAACTCTCATAGCTGATTTTTGGTATCAAGGTACTAAAGCTTATCGGGCTGCTAAATTACTTCAGCGTAGTCAAGAAACCATCTATCGTGTTTATCGTTTCCTCAATGACGGTAAAACCATCGACCAATATCTTCAGACTTATCAGCGTCATAAGCGTCGTTGTGGTCGGAAGCAGACCCAACTGCCAACTATCGAAGTTAACTATATCCATGCGCAAATCAAGGCGGGTTGGACTCCTGATACTATTATTGGTCGTCATGAACACCCAATTAGCTGCAGTATGCGCACCCTTTATCGCATGTTTGCCCGCAATCAGTATGGCTTTTCCGTTAAACAGCTACCGATGAAAGGAAAACGCCATCCCAATGGCTATGTGGAACGTCGTGGTAAAGCTGGCCAATTAGGACGCAGTATCTATCAACGATATCGTGATTTTCCGCATTACCAACATGAATTTGGGCACTTTGAAGCTGATACAGTTCAAGGTAAAGCTCACCGCGGAGCGGTAATGACGCTAGTAGAGCGACAATCCAAAGTAATGATTGTCCTTAATATTCATCATAAAACAGACGAAGCAGTGAATTGCCAGCTTGATCAATGGCTCGCTAAACTGCCACGTCACTTTGTTAAATCAATTACTTTTGATAACGGGAAAGAATTTGCTGGATGGCGAGAAATAGCCAATAAGTATGATCTTCACACCTATTTTGCGGAAGTCGGTGCTCCCAATCAACGAGGGCTAAACGAAAATAATAACGGCCTCTTGCGTCGTGATGGTCTTAGTAAAAAGCTAGATTTTCGCGATTTACCAGACGAACTAGTCACTCAGCTAATGCATCGTCGCAACAATATCCCACGAAAATCTCTTAATTATCGTACACCATTAGAAGTATTCTTGAGTCATGTCACAGAAGAACAACTTTCACCTTTTTTCTAA
- a CDS encoding IS3 family transposase — MKGSARKARDGDCVRKKINRNTQSGGGKGLRYQAIKELNQENGWSISQLCKIADSSRDGYYKWLNRKPSRYHNEQAELLEAIVELEEEHNWTLGYLAMTTQLSFENRLSFTAGLKRITNCMRKHGIRANIRKKKRNRIQRHEEYINDNLLQGQFDRETKNEVWVTDTTEVAYGEHTLHKVRVHVILDLYGRYALSYNISDTETSSAVIETFNRAFTVEPDAQPMVHTDRGSAYCSSMFNDYLASKNCIHSMSHPGHPWENSPIERWWNDFKLIWINKHNRPKTLAELEQLVKGAIEYFNTKRAYTSKNGLTAEQFRNQAS, encoded by the coding sequence ATTAAGGGCTCAGCTAGAAAAGCAAGAGATGGAGATTGCGTTCGCAAAAAAATTAACAGAAATACGCAATCGGGAGGTGGAAAAGGACTCCGGTACCAAGCCATCAAAGAACTAAATCAAGAAAATGGATGGTCAATTAGCCAGTTGTGTAAAATAGCTGATTCTTCGCGAGATGGTTATTACAAATGGCTCAATCGAAAGCCAAGTCGATATCATAATGAGCAAGCAGAGTTACTTGAAGCGATTGTAGAGTTAGAAGAAGAACATAATTGGACGCTGGGATATTTAGCGATGACTACACAGTTAAGCTTTGAAAACCGTTTAAGCTTTACCGCTGGATTAAAACGAATAACTAATTGCATGCGTAAGCATGGAATTAGAGCAAATATTAGGAAGAAGAAGCGCAATCGAATTCAACGCCATGAAGAATACATCAATGACAACTTATTGCAGGGACAATTCGACCGTGAAACTAAAAATGAAGTGTGGGTTACCGACACAACGGAAGTTGCCTACGGCGAACACACACTTCATAAAGTACGAGTACACGTTATTTTAGATTTATATGGTCGTTACGCTTTAAGCTACAATATTTCAGACACAGAAACTTCATCAGCAGTAATTGAAACCTTTAATCGTGCTTTTACGGTTGAACCTGATGCGCAACCAATGGTCCATACTGACCGCGGATCAGCTTACTGCTCAAGTATGTTCAACGACTACTTAGCCTCTAAAAATTGTATTCATAGTATGTCACACCCCGGTCATCCTTGGGAAAACTCCCCCATAGAGCGTTGGTGGAATGACTTCAAGCTAATCTGGATTAACAAACATAATCGTCCTAAGACGCTAGCAGAGCTAGAACAGCTCGTCAAAGGAGCCATTGAATACTTTAATACCAAACGCGCTTACACAAGCAAAAACGGCTTGACCGCGGAACAATTCCGCAATCAAGCCTCCTAA
- a CDS encoding helix-turn-helix domain-containing protein, whose amino-acid sequence MGRKSKYSAEEKLLILNEVLRNGIHKVITKYKISQKTIRRWSLLYKYQGMPGLQTSHHNQSYSKEFKNSLVEQYQQTDEALDLFAIKHGLRSQRQLEQWIIRYNESNLKAYTPRKRDSKMSGRKTDFEERLTIIEELIKHDVNYNWAVEKYHISYQQVYGWYQKYRKSGNDPESLRDRRGKAKPEEKWTEVDRLKAENRLLRAQLEKQEMEIAFAKKLTEIRNREVEKDSGTKPSKN is encoded by the coding sequence ATGGGAAGAAAATCTAAATACTCAGCAGAGGAAAAACTCTTAATCCTCAATGAAGTTTTACGAAATGGAATCCATAAGGTAATAACTAAGTACAAGATTAGCCAAAAAACTATCAGGCGGTGGAGTCTTCTATACAAGTATCAGGGAATGCCAGGACTTCAAACAAGTCATCATAATCAAAGCTACTCTAAAGAATTTAAAAACTCATTGGTTGAACAATATCAACAAACAGATGAGGCATTAGATTTATTTGCGATAAAACACGGTTTACGATCTCAAAGGCAACTAGAACAATGGATTATCCGGTATAATGAATCTAACTTAAAGGCCTATACGCCAAGAAAGCGAGATTCAAAAATGAGTGGACGAAAGACTGACTTTGAAGAACGACTTACTATCATTGAAGAGTTGATTAAGCATGATGTGAACTACAATTGGGCAGTTGAAAAGTACCATATTAGTTACCAACAAGTTTATGGCTGGTATCAAAAGTATCGCAAAAGCGGTAATGACCCAGAATCACTTCGTGATCGCCGAGGCAAAGCTAAGCCAGAAGAGAAGTGGACGGAAGTTGACCGACTCAAGGCAGAAAATCGCTTATTAAGGGCTCAGCTAGAAAAGCAAGAGATGGAGATTGCGTTCGCAAAAAAATTAACAGAAATACGCAATCGGGAGGTGGAAAAGGACTCCGGTACCAAGCCATCAAAGAACTAA
- a CDS encoding IS3 family transposase, translated as MNRNTQSGGGKGLRYQAIKELNQENGWSISQLCKIADSSRDGYYKWLNRKPSRYHNEQAELLEAIVELEEEHNWTLGYLAMTTQLSFENRLSFTAGLKRITNCMRKHGIRANIRKKKRNRIQRHEEYINDNLLQGQFDRETKNEVWVTDTTEVAYGEHTLHKVRVHVILDLYGRYALSYNISDTETSSAVIETFNRAFTVEPDAQPMVHTDRGSAYCSSMFNDYLASKNCIHSMSHPGHPWENSPIERWWNDFKLIWINKHNRPKTLAELEQLVKGAIEYFNTKRAYTSKNGLTAEQFRNQAS; from the coding sequence ATTAACAGAAATACGCAATCGGGAGGTGGAAAAGGACTCCGGTACCAAGCCATCAAAGAACTAAATCAAGAAAATGGATGGTCAATTAGCCAGTTGTGTAAAATAGCTGATTCTTCGCGAGATGGTTATTACAAATGGCTCAATCGAAAGCCAAGTCGATATCATAATGAGCAAGCAGAGTTACTTGAAGCGATTGTAGAGTTAGAAGAAGAACATAATTGGACGCTGGGATATTTAGCGATGACTACACAGTTAAGCTTTGAAAACCGTTTAAGCTTTACCGCTGGATTAAAACGAATAACTAATTGCATGCGTAAGCATGGAATTAGAGCAAATATTAGGAAGAAGAAGCGCAATCGAATTCAACGCCATGAAGAATACATCAATGACAACTTATTGCAGGGACAATTCGACCGTGAAACTAAAAATGAAGTGTGGGTTACCGACACAACGGAAGTTGCCTACGGCGAACACACACTTCATAAAGTACGAGTACACGTTATTTTAGATTTATATGGTCGTTACGCTTTAAGCTACAATATTTCAGACACAGAAACTTCATCAGCAGTAATTGAAACCTTTAATCGTGCTTTTACGGTTGAACCTGATGCGCAACCAATGGTCCATACTGACCGCGGATCAGCTTACTGCTCAAGTATGTTCAACGACTACTTAGCCTCTAAAAATTGTATTCATAGTATGTCACACCCCGGTCATCCTTGGGAAAACTCCCCCATAGAGCGTTGGTGGAATGACTTCAAGCTAATCTGGATTAACAAACATAATCGTCCTAAGACGCTAGCAGAGCTAGAACAGCTCGTCAAAGGAGCCATTGAATACTTTAATACCAAACGCGCTTACACAAGCAAAAACGGCTTGACCGCGGAACAATTCCGCAATCAAGCCTCCTAA
- a CDS encoding serine hydrolase domain-containing protein, whose product MNKYDLTITKLHQMVKEGIVPGVSYVIFDRQHTIKEVTGMAQVYPETELLKPGMLYDVASLTKVIGTVPVIAMLIQKGALSLDDPIKKYLPEFNDNRPTIRNLLTHTSGIAGYIPHRNELTASELKTAFLTRMQVEDSLNHQIKYADVNYLYLGWIIERIYNQPVQKVITEQVLKPLNMPTATFNPHPANCVPTEVQEKRGLIRGETHDPKGYILGESCGCAGLFASLKDLEIFSHALIENNLNGLLTSETIDLFFTDQTRIPGPHSRSLGWKLFHAKDHHLLISHTGFTGTWMVLDRQTDQGFIVLTNRVHPSAKNQEFLAARDQLFAIYLTEKEKTL is encoded by the coding sequence ATGAATAAATACGATTTAACAATTACCAAATTACATCAAATGGTTAAAGAAGGGATTGTTCCGGGAGTTAGCTATGTGATTTTTGACCGTCAACATACGATTAAGGAAGTAACGGGGATGGCTCAAGTGTACCCTGAGACTGAATTATTAAAACCTGGTATGCTCTATGATGTGGCCTCATTAACAAAAGTAATAGGGACAGTTCCAGTTATTGCTATGCTTATTCAAAAAGGAGCATTGTCTTTAGATGATCCGATAAAGAAGTATTTACCTGAATTTAATGATAACCGACCAACTATTCGAAATCTTCTTACCCATACTTCTGGGATAGCTGGTTATATTCCACATCGTAATGAGTTAACTGCCTCTGAACTAAAGACGGCTTTTTTGACAAGAATGCAGGTGGAGGATAGTTTGAACCATCAAATCAAATATGCGGATGTGAACTATTTGTATTTGGGATGGATTATTGAACGAATTTATAATCAGCCGGTTCAAAAGGTTATTACAGAACAGGTCCTTAAACCATTAAATATGCCAACTGCGACATTTAATCCTCATCCAGCTAACTGTGTACCAACAGAAGTACAAGAAAAACGTGGCTTGATTAGGGGAGAAACTCATGATCCTAAGGGGTATATTTTAGGAGAAAGTTGTGGATGTGCAGGCCTCTTTGCATCGTTGAAAGATTTGGAGATTTTTAGTCATGCGCTTATTGAAAATAATTTAAATGGTCTTCTTACTTCTGAAACAATTGATCTTTTTTTTACAGATCAAACACGAATTCCTGGTCCGCATAGCCGCTCTCTGGGATGGAAACTATTTCATGCTAAAGATCATCACCTTTTGATTAGCCATACTGGGTTTACGGGAACTTGGATGGTGTTAGATCGTCAAACTGACCAAGGCTTTATTGTATTAACTAATCGTGTTCATCCAAGTGCCAAAAACCAAGAATTTTTAGCTGCTCGTGACCAACTTTTTGCAATTTATTTAACAGAAAAAGAAAAAACTTTGTGA
- the arcA gene encoding arginine deiminase — protein sequence MQSPIHVTSEIGKLKTVMLHRPGKEIENVYPEILHRMLVDDIPYLPIAQEEHDLFAQTLRDNGAEVLYLEDLLTDALADDNIKDEFLEKIIAESGYAAGAIHDGLKEFLLSFSTKDMVNKIIAGVRKDEIKTKYASLAELAEDKDYPFYMDPMPNAYFTRDQQACIGDGITINHMTFKARQRESLFTEYIIKHNKRFADKGVEVWRNRYPEGRIEGGDELVLSDHVLAIGISQRTSAKAITELAESLFEKSDYDTVIAIHIPHNHAMMHLDTVFTMINYDQFTVHPAILRDGGHVDAYIMHPGNNGEISITHETNLKEILKKALDKPEIDLIPTGGGDPIIAPREQWNDGSNTLAIAPGVVVTYDRNYVSNDLLRKHGILVHEVRSSELSRGRGGPRCMSCPIVREDLKK from the coding sequence ATGCAAAGTCCAATTCATGTTACATCAGAAATTGGGAAGCTTAAGACAGTTATGTTGCATCGACCAGGTAAGGAAATCGAAAATGTTTATCCTGAAATTCTTCACCGGATGCTTGTAGATGATATTCCATACTTACCGATCGCTCAAGAAGAACATGACCTTTTTGCGCAAACATTACGTGATAACGGCGCAGAAGTCTTGTATCTTGAAGATTTATTAACAGACGCACTGGCAGATGATAATATCAAAGATGAATTCCTTGAAAAGATCATCGCTGAATCTGGTTATGCTGCTGGAGCAATCCATGACGGCTTAAAGGAATTCTTGCTTAGTTTCAGTACTAAGGATATGGTTAACAAGATTATTGCTGGTGTACGTAAAGATGAAATTAAAACAAAGTATGCTTCGCTTGCCGAATTAGCAGAAGATAAGGATTACCCATTCTATATGGATCCAATGCCCAATGCATACTTTACGCGTGACCAACAGGCATGTATCGGGGATGGAATTACTATTAATCACATGACCTTTAAGGCACGTCAACGCGAATCTCTCTTTACTGAGTACATCATTAAGCACAATAAGCGTTTTGCTGACAAGGGTGTTGAAGTATGGCGAAACCGTTATCCTGAAGGCCGGATTGAAGGTGGAGATGAATTAGTTCTCAGCGATCATGTATTAGCAATTGGTATTTCTCAACGAACATCTGCAAAGGCTATTACAGAATTAGCTGAAAGTCTCTTTGAAAAGTCTGATTATGATACAGTAATTGCTATCCATATTCCTCACAATCACGCAATGATGCACCTTGATACTGTGTTTACAATGATTAACTATGATCAATTTACAGTTCATCCAGCAATCTTACGTGATGGTGGACATGTTGATGCATACATTATGCACCCAGGTAATAATGGTGAAATTTCAATTACTCATGAAACAAATCTTAAAGAAATTTTGAAGAAGGCACTTGATAAGCCGGAAATTGATTTAATTCCTACTGGTGGCGGTGACCCAATTATTGCCCCACGTGAACAGTGGAATGACGGTTCTAACACGCTAGCAATTGCCCCTGGTGTAGTTGTAACTTATGATCGGAACTATGTCTCAAACGATTTGCTGCGTAAGCATGGTATTCTCGTTCACGAGGTTCGTTCAAGCGAATTATCACGGGGTCGTGGTGGTCCACGGTGCATGTCATGTCCAATTGTTCGTGAAGATCTCAAGAAATAA
- a CDS encoding arginine repressor — MDRKARRKYIEQVVNDRKIETQEELLKLLTEAGFETTQATISRDIHALNIVKANDGDGHTHYVQLHVTPEHNFERLYQGIHDNVRTIETVQFMNVIKTALNSSYATILAGMFDELDIPEVVGTLAGNDTLIIISKDNDDAKMVYDLIIQHMHS; from the coding sequence ATGGATCGAAAGGCAAGAAGAAAATATATTGAACAAGTGGTTAATGATCGTAAAATTGAAACACAAGAAGAATTGCTTAAGTTGTTAACTGAGGCGGGTTTCGAAACAACACAAGCAACAATTTCAAGAGATATTCATGCATTAAATATCGTTAAAGCCAATGATGGCGATGGTCATACCCACTATGTTCAACTCCATGTGACACCCGAACATAATTTTGAACGATTATACCAAGGAATTCATGATAATGTGCGGACAATTGAAACTGTTCAATTTATGAACGTAATCAAAACTGCACTAAATTCTAGTTATGCGACGATTTTGGCTGGAATGTTTGATGAACTTGATATTCCGGAAGTTGTGGGCACACTTGCTGGAAATGACACCTTGATTATCATTAGTAAAGATAATGATGATGCTAAAATGGTTTATGACTTAATCATTCAACACATGCATTCATAA
- a CDS encoding basic amino acid/polyamine antiporter — MDEQKKGIGRGELIALIVSSCIGTGIFGITSDVAAAAAPGPALLAWIFVGIGFLMLVLSLNNLSEKRPDLTSGIFSYAGAGFGPLGEFISGWSYWLSAWLGNIAFATMLMSSIGTFFPTFKGGQNLPSIIIAIIFCWLLTILVNNGVESASFVNMIGTICKVLPLVIFIIMMVVCFKAGMFTADFWGRVANNASHGTTTGSVWEQMKGTLMTLIWVFIGVEGASVMASRAKSLTAAREASLISFGLLVVIYVLISILPYGALTRAELAGMGQPAIGHVLQATVGSWGSILINVGLIISTIVSWLSWTMLPAETTMLVADDKAMPKIWGKVNAKKAPTASLMITAVLQTIFLFSLLFTDKAYEFAYSLCSAAILFSYLFVGLYQMKYSSAHQEWGQFTIGLLSAAFMFACMFLAGWQEVLLVSISFIPGFYIYYLACKENDRKVTTAEKWTMAFILILSIIAIWLAANGTIAIG; from the coding sequence ATGGATGAACAAAAGAAGGGTATTGGTAGAGGCGAATTGATCGCCTTAATTGTAAGTTCATGTATCGGTACCGGAATATTTGGTATTACTAGTGATGTAGCGGCGGCGGCGGCACCAGGTCCTGCCCTGTTAGCTTGGATTTTTGTTGGAATTGGTTTTTTGATGTTAGTTCTCTCGCTAAATAATTTATCTGAAAAGCGACCAGATCTTACTTCAGGGATTTTCTCATATGCTGGTGCCGGTTTTGGGCCATTAGGTGAATTTATTTCTGGATGGTCTTACTGGTTATCCGCATGGCTGGGAAATATTGCTTTTGCCACCATGTTGATGAGTTCAATTGGAACGTTCTTCCCAACCTTTAAAGGTGGTCAAAATTTACCATCGATTATTATTGCCATCATCTTCTGTTGGCTATTAACAATCTTAGTTAACAATGGTGTTGAAAGTGCATCTTTTGTTAATATGATTGGAACAATCTGCAAGGTTTTACCATTAGTTATCTTTATTATTATGATGGTTGTTTGCTTCAAGGCTGGGATGTTCACAGCAGATTTCTGGGGCCGGGTTGCCAATAATGCTTCTCACGGCACTACAACTGGGTCTGTTTGGGAACAAATGAAAGGTACCCTAATGACCTTAATTTGGGTATTTATTGGTGTTGAAGGTGCTTCTGTTATGGCAAGTCGGGCAAAGTCCCTTACAGCCGCTCGTGAAGCTTCTCTCATCAGTTTTGGCCTTTTAGTAGTTATCTATGTATTAATTTCAATTTTACCTTATGGTGCATTAACTCGGGCAGAATTAGCTGGAATGGGTCAACCAGCTATCGGTCATGTTCTTCAAGCAACAGTTGGTAGTTGGGGTTCAATTTTGATTAATGTTGGTTTGATTATTTCAACAATTGTTTCCTGGCTTTCTTGGACAATGCTTCCAGCCGAAACAACAATGTTAGTTGCTGATGATAAGGCAATGCCAAAAATCTGGGGAAAGGTTAATGCTAAAAAAGCACCAACTGCTTCCTTGATGATTACAGCGGTATTGCAAACAATCTTCTTGTTCTCATTGCTTTTCACTGATAAAGCCTATGAATTCGCATATTCCTTATGTAGTGCAGCAATTTTATTCTCATACTTATTTGTTGGACTTTACCAAATGAAATACAGTTCTGCACACCAAGAATGGGGACAATTTACAATTGGTTTGCTCTCTGCTGCATTCATGTTCGCATGTATGTTCCTTGCTGGATGGCAAGAAGTATTACTAGTTTCAATTAGTTTTATTCCTGGATTCTACATTTACTACTTAGCATGTAAAGAAAATGATCGTAAAGTTACAACTGCTGAAAAGTGGACAATGGCGTTTATCTTAATCTTAAGTATCATTGCAATTTGGCTTGCTGCTAATGGAACTATTGCCATTGGCTAG
- a CDS encoding amino acid permease yields the protein MIKVKEKKLNLFLLVTLIVGTIIGGGIFNSPTDLILKANPMAALIAWLIGGFGILMLVLVFYKLSVIKPEMNGGIYTYAKEGFGNYIGFNSFWGYWMGAVFGNIAFISLFFKTLNSMLGTHQLSPLMCFIGGSIILWGYTAITWFGVREASILNAVITIIKILPLLLVVIVGVFAFQPHIFNVPDWTSILDVNQTHVPFKDQISDAMSTIVWCFVGIEAAVSMSRRAKQPRDVGLATIISFVIVLVLYISISIIPMGILPAKELSQTSVPLAAALSHTALGIVGSLIIKIGLLISLLGALLSWFMIGPEIAYVTSYDRDMPRAFKLVNRHGVPGFALIVYTIIMQICLLVLLLPQLQMAYTIAYTLAATMTLVAYLLSALYGLKLAISEKMGLGFKLIATLASLYSVYMLVASGLEYVFASAIIFALGIPLFAGAPNKMSKKEKWLATVIALAAVIALMLIITGNINF from the coding sequence GTGATTAAGGTGAAGGAAAAGAAATTGAATCTCTTCCTCTTAGTCACCTTAATTGTAGGAACGATTATTGGTGGTGGGATTTTTAATAGTCCGACCGACTTAATTTTGAAAGCAAATCCAATGGCTGCATTAATTGCCTGGCTAATTGGTGGCTTCGGAATTTTGATGTTAGTATTAGTCTTTTATAAGCTTTCTGTTATCAAGCCGGAGATGAACGGTGGAATTTATACTTATGCAAAGGAAGGCTTTGGCAACTATATTGGTTTTAATTCCTTTTGGGGATATTGGATGGGAGCAGTCTTTGGCAACATTGCCTTTATCTCGCTTTTCTTTAAGACCTTAAATAGTATGCTCGGGACGCATCAACTTTCGCCGTTAATGTGTTTTATCGGAGGTTCGATTATTCTGTGGGGATACACTGCGATTACATGGTTTGGTGTTCGTGAGGCAAGTATCCTCAATGCCGTCATTACGATTATTAAGATTTTACCGCTTTTATTAGTTGTTATTGTTGGTGTCTTTGCATTTCAGCCGCATATTTTTAATGTTCCTGATTGGACAAGCATTCTTGATGTTAATCAAACGCATGTCCCATTTAAAGACCAGATTAGTGACGCGATGAGTACTATTGTGTGGTGTTTTGTGGGGATTGAAGCAGCTGTTTCAATGTCACGTCGGGCAAAACAGCCACGTGATGTGGGATTAGCAACGATTATTAGCTTTGTAATTGTATTGGTCCTCTATATTTCAATCTCTATTATTCCAATGGGAATTCTACCTGCTAAAGAACTTAGCCAGACTTCAGTTCCACTGGCAGCAGCGCTTAGTCATACAGCATTAGGAATAGTGGGCAGTCTTATTATTAAAATTGGCTTACTGATTTCTCTATTAGGAGCATTATTGAGTTGGTTTATGATTGGACCAGAAATTGCATACGTAACCAGTTATGATCGGGATATGCCGCGAGCATTTAAACTTGTTAACCGCCATGGTGTTCCTGGTTTTGCACTAATTGTATATACAATTATTATGCAAATATGCTTACTCGTTTTACTGCTTCCGCAACTTCAAATGGCCTACACAATTGCCTATACTTTGGCTGCGACAATGACACTAGTTGCTTACTTGCTCTCTGCGTTATATGGGTTGAAGTTAGCAATTAGCGAAAAAATGGGCCTTGGCTTTAAGCTTATTGCTACGTTAGCTTCTCTTTATTCTGTCTATATGTTAGTTGCTTCGGGACTTGAATATGTATTTGCGAGTGCGATTATTTTTGCCTTAGGAATACCGTTATTTGCCGGGGCTCCTAATAAGATGAGCAAGAAAGAAAAGTGGTTAGCAACAGTTATCGCCTTAGCAGCTGTGATTGCGCTTATGCTGATTATTACTGGAAATATTAATTTTTAA
- a CDS encoding glutamine amidotransferase, whose translation MAKYHLHLAHLYGDLLNTYSDVGNIIALQYYAKQMDADIDVKVISIDNDFNPQDFDLALFGGGQDYEQLVVSKDLPNKKAGIDQFINDGKPLLAICGGYQLLGHYYIGADGEKIPGLGILDHYTLSQDNHRFIGDITIKNEESNQEYHGFENHNGRTFLGKGERPLGKVISGNGNNGEDHTEGAIYKNTYCSYFHGPILTRNGEIAKKILLAALEYKYPDADLSSQKALKIKPTF comes from the coding sequence ATGGCAAAATATCACTTACACCTCGCCCACCTCTACGGCGATTTATTAAATACTTACAGTGATGTCGGTAATATTATTGCCCTTCAATATTACGCTAAACAGATGGATGCCGATATTGATGTCAAAGTCATTAGTATCGACAACGACTTTAATCCGCAAGATTTTGACTTAGCTCTTTTTGGCGGTGGTCAAGATTACGAACAACTTGTCGTTTCCAAAGATCTTCCAAACAAAAAAGCGGGGATTGACCAATTTATTAACGATGGCAAACCGCTTCTTGCTATTTGTGGAGGATACCAGCTTCTTGGTCACTACTATATTGGTGCTGATGGCGAGAAGATTCCGGGACTTGGAATCCTTGATCACTATACTTTAAGTCAAGACAATCACCGGTTCATTGGGGATATTACCATCAAAAATGAAGAAAGCAATCAAGAGTACCATGGCTTTGAAAATCACAACGGCCGCACATTCTTAGGAAAAGGTGAGCGTCCACTTGGTAAAGTAATTTCTGGTAATGGAAATAACGGTGAAGATCATACCGAAGGAGCAATCTATAAAAACACTTATTGCTCTTATTTCCACGGTCCCATTCTTACAAGAAATGGTGAGATTGCTAAAAAGATTCTTTTAGCAGCTCTTGAGTATAAATACCCTGATGCCGACTTAAGCAGTCAAAAAGCCCTAAAAATTAAACCTACATTTTAA